In the Gorilla gorilla gorilla isolate KB3781 chromosome 10, NHGRI_mGorGor1-v2.1_pri, whole genome shotgun sequence genome, one interval contains:
- the LOC129525757 gene encoding large ribosomal subunit protein eL14-like, which translates to MVFRHFMEVGWATYVAFGPHAGKFIVIIDVIDQNRALVGGPCAQVRRQAMPFKYMQLTDFILKFPYSAHQKYVPQAWQKVDINTKWAATQWAKKIEARERKAKMTDSDHFKVMKAKKMRDRIIKNEVKKLQKAALLKASPKKAPVAKGAAAAAAKFPAKKMTAVGKKAPAQKVPAQKATGQKAAPPPKAQKGQKAPAQKAPAPKASGKKAYEATIKTIKVL; encoded by the coding sequence ATGGTGTTCAGGCACTTCATGGAGGTTGGCTGGGCAACCTACGTCGCCTTTGGACCTCATGCTGGAAAATTCATTGTGATCATAGATGTTATTGATCAGAACAGGGCTTTGGTTGGTGGACCCTGCGCTCAAGTGAGGAGACAGGCCATGCCTTTCAAGTACATGCAGCTCACTGATTTCATCCTCAAGTTTCCATACAGTGCCCACCAGAAGTATGTCCCACAAGCCTGGCAGAAGGTAGACATCAATACAAAATGGGCAGCCACACAATGGGCCAAGAAGATTGAAGCCAGAGAAAGGAAAGCCAAGATGACAGATTCTGATCATTTTAAAGTTATGAAGGCAAAGAAAATGAGGGACAGAATAATCAAGAATGAAGTTAAGAAGCTTCAAAAGGCAGCTCTCCTGAAAGCTTCTCCCAAAAAAGCACCTGTTGCTAAgggtgctgctgcagctgctgctaaATTTCCAGCAAAAAAGATGACCGCTGTGGGCAAGAAGGCTCCAGCCCAGAAGGTTCCTGCCCAGAAAGCCACAGGCCAGAAGGCAGCACCTCCTCCAAAAGCTCAGAAGGGTCAAAAAGCTCCAGCCCAGAAAGCCCCTGCTCCAAAGGCATCTGGCAAGAAAGCATACGAGGCaactataaaaacaataaaggttctttaa